One part of the Amaranthus tricolor cultivar Red isolate AtriRed21 chromosome 16, ASM2621246v1, whole genome shotgun sequence genome encodes these proteins:
- the LOC130802476 gene encoding protein MAINTENANCE OF MERISTEMS-like codes for MREGSQFQGPVPAPLDWTIVRGPEGRFARGGPSSSAASERAGGSFLCHRSHALDTQTTAYYMAVIGSTLLADKTRTGMRPHPIVVVNDDEQDVAWGAVTLAFLYRQLGMASRAGCKTIAGCLTLLQTWIYEYFPAFRPHPRRDDVPNTTRAEMWTPKKVGRELDRLISFRKVLDSMTETQVEWTPYNCGAAALLHEHPRTTVIGGITCFDVVEVYLPERALRQIGFVQSIPPAPMRPAKALRPAHGTYSVTFPSSAAAFVEAWSRFPYSGRLVEQGLRRATVPSETEPNYVEWFRVCSHPYISRDELLASGPGPGQSRSDYFAKEWASRFSPVARLPTRLADLNSR; via the exons atgagagaggGGTCAcag ttccaaggtcCTGTGCCTGCCCCATTGGACTGGACTATAGTTCGTGGCCCCGAAGGCAGATTTGCCCGTGGCGGCCCTAGTTCTTCCGCCGCATCTGAGCGTGCAGGAGGaagtttt ctgtgtcataggtcgcatGCCTTGGATACCCAGAccacagcgtactacatggctgtcatcggctctaccttgttggcggataagaccaggactggcatgcgacctcacccgatagttGTCGTCAACGACGATGAACAGGACGTGGCTTGGGGTGCGGTGACtttggcgttcttgtacaggcagctcggaatggcatctagggctggttgcaagaccattgctggatgcctcacattgctccagacatggatctatgagtacttccccgctttccgccctcatcctcgccgagatgATGTGCCAAACacgactagggcggagatgtggacgcCGAAGAAAGTAGGTCGTGAGCTGGACAGGTTGATATCATTCCGCAAGGTTCTGGACTCAATGACAGAGACTCAG GttgaatggactccctacaattGTGGAGCTGCTGCGTTGCTgcatgagcacccacgcaccacagtcatcgggggtatcacctgctttgatgttgtggaggtgtatttgccggagcgggcattgcgacagattgggttcgtgcaGTCTATTCCTCCAGCTCCTAtgagaccagccaaggctcttcgaccggcacacggaacctactccgtgacctttccttcttctgctgCTGCATTTGTGGAggcgtggagtaggttcccctacagtggccgccttgttgagcagggacttcgacgggctactgttccttcagagactgaacctaattacgttgaaTGGTTCAGAGTTTGCTCGCACCCGTACATATCCCGAGACGAATTGCTGGCTTCCGGTCCTGGTCCTGGTCAGAGCAGATCTGATTAC TTCGCGAAAGAATGGGCCAGTCGATTCTCTCCAGTGGCAAGACTACCTACGCGGCTTGCGGATTTGAACTCCCGTTaa